A stretch of the Microcebus murinus isolate Inina chromosome 6, M.murinus_Inina_mat1.0, whole genome shotgun sequence genome encodes the following:
- the CIAO2A gene encoding cytosolic iron-sulfur assembly component 2A, giving the protein MRMERVSGLLSWTLSRVLWLSGFSERGAARQPRIMEEKALEIYDLIRTIRDPEKPNTLEELEVVTESCVEVQEINEEDYLVIIKFTPTVPHCSLATLIGLCLRVKLQRCLPFKHKLEIYISEGTHSTEEDINKQINDKERVAAAMENPNLREIVEQCVLEPD; this is encoded by the exons ATGAGAATGGAGCGGGTGTCTGGGCTGCTCTCCTGGACGCTGAGCAGAGTCCTGTGGCTCTCGGGCTTCTCTGAGCGGGGAGCTGCCCGGCAGCCCCGGATCATGGAAGAGAAAGCGCTAGAGATTTATG ATTTGATTCGAACTATCCGTGACCCAGAAAAGCCCAATACTCTGGAAGAACTGGAAGTGGTAACGGAAAGTTGCGTGGAGGTTCaggagataaatgaagaagactaTCTGGTTATTATCAAGTTTACGCCAACAGTACCTCATTGCTCTTTGGCGACTCTTATtg GGCTGTGCTTAAGAGTAAAGCTTCAGCGGTGTTTACCGTTTAAACATAAG TTGGAAATCTACATTTCTGAAGGAACCCACTCAACAGAAGAAGACA TTAATAAACAGATAAATGACAAAGAGCGAGTGGCAGCTGCAATGGAGAACCCTAACTTACGGGAAATTGTGGAACAGTGTGTCCTTGAACCTGACTGA